A genomic window from Salvelinus alpinus chromosome 10, SLU_Salpinus.1, whole genome shotgun sequence includes:
- the tfap2a gene encoding transcription factor AP-2-alpha isoform X7, whose protein sequence is MMSIMGKMGDWQDRHDGTSNGTARLPQLGGVGQSPYSAPPLSHTPNSDFQPPYFPPPYQPIYPQSQDPYSHVNDPYSLNSLHAQPQPQHPGWPGQRQSQESSLLHQHRGLPHQLCREYRREVLLPSGHGIDTGLSDSIPIHGIPHSLEDVQHVEDQGIHIPDQTVIKKGPVSLSKNNNVSAIPINKDGLFGGVVNPNEVFCSVPGRLSLLSSTSKYKVTVAEVQRRLSPPECLNASLLGGVLRRAKSKNGGRSLREKLDKIGLNLPAGRRKAANVTLLTSLVEGEAVHLARDFGYVCETEFPAKAVAEYTNRQHSDPNEQVQRKNMLLATKQICKEFTDLLSQDRTPLGNSRPQPILEPGIQSCLTHFSLISHGFGTPAMCAALTALQNYLTEAIKAMDKMYLNNNSHSDSGTKGGDKDEKHRK, encoded by the exons ATGATGTCAATAATGGGCAAAATGGGGGATTGGCAG GATCGTCACGACGGTACCAGCAATGGGACAGCCAGGCTACCTCAGCTGGGAGGCGTGGGCCAGTCTCCATATAGCGCCCCTCCACTCTCCCATACCCCAAACTCCGACTTCCAGCCACCGTACTTTCCTCCGCCCTACCAGCCAATCTACCCCCAGTCTCAGGACCCATACTCGCACGTCAACGACCCCTACTCCCTCAACTCCCTGCACGCTCAGCCGCAGCCACAACACCCTGGCTGGCCGGGCCAGAGGCAAAGTCAGGAGAGCAGTTTGCTGCACCAGCACCGTGGCTTGCCCCATCAGCTCTGTAGGGAGTACCGTAGAGAAGTGCTCCTGCCGTCGGGCCACGGAATCGATACCGGACTCTCAGATTCTATCCCAATCCATGGAATACCTCACTCTTTAGAAGATGTTCAG CATGTTGAGGATCAAGGAATTCACATCCCAGATCAGACTGTAATTAAAAAAG GTCCAGTTTCTTTATCCAAGAACAACAACGTCTCCGCCATTCCGATAAATAAGGATGGTCTTTTTGGCGGTGTGGTAAACCCCAACGAGGTGTTCTGCTCTGTTCCGGGTCGTCTGTCTCTGCTCAGCTCCACATCAAAATACAAGGTCACGGTGGCGGAAGTGCAGAGACGCCTTTCGCCGCCTGAGTGCCTCAACGCGTCACTGCTGGGCGGGGTGCTGAGAAG GGCCAAGTCTAAGAATGGCGGAAGGTCCCTCAGAGAGAAATTGGATAAAATCGGATTAAATCTACCTGCAGGTAGACGCAAAGCCGCAAACGTTACCCTGCTGACGTCACTAGTCGAAG GCGAAGCCGTGCATCTTGCCAGAGATTTTGGTTACGTATGCGAGACTGAGTTTCCAGCCAAGGCAGTAGCTGAATATACAAACCGTCAGCATTCCGACCCAAATGAACAAGTCCAGAGGAAAAACATGTTATTGGCAACGAA GCAAATCTGCAAAGAATTCACAGACCTGCTTTCCCAGGACCGTACGCCCTTGGGGAATTCTCGACCACAACCTATTCTTGAGCCAGGGATTCAGAGTTGCTTGACCCATTTCAGTCTCATTTCTCACGGATTCGGGACCCCAGCCATGTGCGCGGCCCTCACCGCTCTCCAGAACTATCTGACCGAGGCGATTAAAGCCATGGACAAAATGTACCTGAACAACAACAGTCACTCAGACAGCGGCACTAAAGGCGGAGACAAAGACGAGAAGCACAGAAAGTGA
- the tfap2a gene encoding transcription factor AP-2-alpha isoform X4: protein MMSIMGKMGDWQDRHDGTSNGTARLPQLGGVGQSPYSAPPLSHTPNSDFQPPYFPPPYQPIYPQSQDPYSHVNDPYSLNSLHAQPQPQHPGWPGQRQSQESSLLHQHRGLPHQLCREYRREVLLPSGHGIDTGLSDSIPIHGIPHSLEDVQVIQHYLHVEDQGIHIPDQTVIKKGPVSLSKNNNVSAIPINKDGLFGGVVNPNEVFCSVPGRLSLLSSTSKYKVTVAEVQRRLSPPECLNASLLGGVLRRAKSKNGGRSLREKLDKIGLNLPAGRRKAANVTLLTSLVEGEAVHLARDFGYVCETEFPAKAVAEYTNRQHSDPNEQVQRKNMLLATKQICKEFTDLLSQDRTPLGNSRPQPILEPGIQSCLTHFSLISHGFGTPAMCAALTALQNYLTEAIKAMDKMYLNNNSHSDSGTKGGDKDEKHRK from the exons ATGATGTCAATAATGGGCAAAATGGGGGATTGGCAG GATCGTCACGACGGTACCAGCAATGGGACAGCCAGGCTACCTCAGCTGGGAGGCGTGGGCCAGTCTCCATATAGCGCCCCTCCACTCTCCCATACCCCAAACTCCGACTTCCAGCCACCGTACTTTCCTCCGCCCTACCAGCCAATCTACCCCCAGTCTCAGGACCCATACTCGCACGTCAACGACCCCTACTCCCTCAACTCCCTGCACGCTCAGCCGCAGCCACAACACCCTGGCTGGCCGGGCCAGAGGCAAAGTCAGGAGAGCAGTTTGCTGCACCAGCACCGTGGCTTGCCCCATCAGCTCTGTAGGGAGTACCGTAGAGAAGTGCTCCTGCCGTCGGGCCACGGAATCGATACCGGACTCTCAGATTCTATCCCAATCCATGGAATACCTCACTCTTTAGAAGATGTTCAGGTAATTCAGCATTATTTg CATGTTGAGGATCAAGGAATTCACATCCCAGATCAGACTGTAATTAAAAAAG GTCCAGTTTCTTTATCCAAGAACAACAACGTCTCCGCCATTCCGATAAATAAGGATGGTCTTTTTGGCGGTGTGGTAAACCCCAACGAGGTGTTCTGCTCTGTTCCGGGTCGTCTGTCTCTGCTCAGCTCCACATCAAAATACAAGGTCACGGTGGCGGAAGTGCAGAGACGCCTTTCGCCGCCTGAGTGCCTCAACGCGTCACTGCTGGGCGGGGTGCTGAGAAG GGCCAAGTCTAAGAATGGCGGAAGGTCCCTCAGAGAGAAATTGGATAAAATCGGATTAAATCTACCTGCAGGTAGACGCAAAGCCGCAAACGTTACCCTGCTGACGTCACTAGTCGAAG GCGAAGCCGTGCATCTTGCCAGAGATTTTGGTTACGTATGCGAGACTGAGTTTCCAGCCAAGGCAGTAGCTGAATATACAAACCGTCAGCATTCCGACCCAAATGAACAAGTCCAGAGGAAAAACATGTTATTGGCAACGAA GCAAATCTGCAAAGAATTCACAGACCTGCTTTCCCAGGACCGTACGCCCTTGGGGAATTCTCGACCACAACCTATTCTTGAGCCAGGGATTCAGAGTTGCTTGACCCATTTCAGTCTCATTTCTCACGGATTCGGGACCCCAGCCATGTGCGCGGCCCTCACCGCTCTCCAGAACTATCTGACCGAGGCGATTAAAGCCATGGACAAAATGTACCTGAACAACAACAGTCACTCAGACAGCGGCACTAAAGGCGGAGACAAAGACGAGAAGCACAGAAAGTGA
- the tfap2a gene encoding transcription factor AP-2-alpha isoform X3, with protein sequence MKMLWKLTDNIKYEDCEDRHDGTSNGTARLPQLGGVGQSPYSAPPLSHTPNSDFQPPYFPPPYQPIYPQSQDPYSHVNDPYSLNSLHAQPQPQHPGWPGQRQSQESSLLHQHRGLPHQLCREYRREVLLPSGHGIDTGLSDSIPIHGIPHSLEDVQVIQHYLHVEDQGIHIPDQTVIKKGPVSLSKNNNVSAIPINKDGLFGGVVNPNEVFCSVPGRLSLLSSTSKYKVTVAEVQRRLSPPECLNASLLGGVLRRAKSKNGGRSLREKLDKIGLNLPAGRRKAANVTLLTSLVEGEAVHLARDFGYVCETEFPAKAVAEYTNRQHSDPNEQVQRKNMLLATKQICKEFTDLLSQDRTPLGNSRPQPILEPGIQSCLTHFSLISHGFGTPAMCAALTALQNYLTEAIKAMDKMYLNNNSHSDSGTKGGDKDEKHRK encoded by the exons ATGAAAATGCTTTGGAAATTAACTGATAATATAAAATATGAAGATTGCGAG GATCGTCACGACGGTACCAGCAATGGGACAGCCAGGCTACCTCAGCTGGGAGGCGTGGGCCAGTCTCCATATAGCGCCCCTCCACTCTCCCATACCCCAAACTCCGACTTCCAGCCACCGTACTTTCCTCCGCCCTACCAGCCAATCTACCCCCAGTCTCAGGACCCATACTCGCACGTCAACGACCCCTACTCCCTCAACTCCCTGCACGCTCAGCCGCAGCCACAACACCCTGGCTGGCCGGGCCAGAGGCAAAGTCAGGAGAGCAGTTTGCTGCACCAGCACCGTGGCTTGCCCCATCAGCTCTGTAGGGAGTACCGTAGAGAAGTGCTCCTGCCGTCGGGCCACGGAATCGATACCGGACTCTCAGATTCTATCCCAATCCATGGAATACCTCACTCTTTAGAAGATGTTCAGGTAATTCAGCATTATTTg CATGTTGAGGATCAAGGAATTCACATCCCAGATCAGACTGTAATTAAAAAAG GTCCAGTTTCTTTATCCAAGAACAACAACGTCTCCGCCATTCCGATAAATAAGGATGGTCTTTTTGGCGGTGTGGTAAACCCCAACGAGGTGTTCTGCTCTGTTCCGGGTCGTCTGTCTCTGCTCAGCTCCACATCAAAATACAAGGTCACGGTGGCGGAAGTGCAGAGACGCCTTTCGCCGCCTGAGTGCCTCAACGCGTCACTGCTGGGCGGGGTGCTGAGAAG GGCCAAGTCTAAGAATGGCGGAAGGTCCCTCAGAGAGAAATTGGATAAAATCGGATTAAATCTACCTGCAGGTAGACGCAAAGCCGCAAACGTTACCCTGCTGACGTCACTAGTCGAAG GCGAAGCCGTGCATCTTGCCAGAGATTTTGGTTACGTATGCGAGACTGAGTTTCCAGCCAAGGCAGTAGCTGAATATACAAACCGTCAGCATTCCGACCCAAATGAACAAGTCCAGAGGAAAAACATGTTATTGGCAACGAA GCAAATCTGCAAAGAATTCACAGACCTGCTTTCCCAGGACCGTACGCCCTTGGGGAATTCTCGACCACAACCTATTCTTGAGCCAGGGATTCAGAGTTGCTTGACCCATTTCAGTCTCATTTCTCACGGATTCGGGACCCCAGCCATGTGCGCGGCCCTCACCGCTCTCCAGAACTATCTGACCGAGGCGATTAAAGCCATGGACAAAATGTACCTGAACAACAACAGTCACTCAGACAGCGGCACTAAAGGCGGAGACAAAGACGAGAAGCACAGAAAGTGA
- the tfap2a gene encoding transcription factor AP-2-alpha isoform X5 translates to MKMLWKLTDNIKYEDCEDRHDGTSNGTARLPQLGGVGQSPYSAPPLSHTPNSDFQPPYFPPPYQPIYPQSQDPYSHVNDPYSLNSLHAQPQPQHPGWPGQRQSQESSLLHQHRGLPHQLCREYRREVLLPSGHGIDTGLSDSIPIHGIPHSLEDVQHVEDQGIHIPDQTVIKKGPVSLSKNNNVSAIPINKDGLFGGVVNPNEVFCSVPGRLSLLSSTSKYKVTVAEVQRRLSPPECLNASLLGGVLRRAKSKNGGRSLREKLDKIGLNLPAGRRKAANVTLLTSLVEGEAVHLARDFGYVCETEFPAKAVAEYTNRQHSDPNEQVQRKNMLLATKQICKEFTDLLSQDRTPLGNSRPQPILEPGIQSCLTHFSLISHGFGTPAMCAALTALQNYLTEAIKAMDKMYLNNNSHSDSGTKGGDKDEKHRK, encoded by the exons ATGAAAATGCTTTGGAAATTAACTGATAATATAAAATATGAAGATTGCGAG GATCGTCACGACGGTACCAGCAATGGGACAGCCAGGCTACCTCAGCTGGGAGGCGTGGGCCAGTCTCCATATAGCGCCCCTCCACTCTCCCATACCCCAAACTCCGACTTCCAGCCACCGTACTTTCCTCCGCCCTACCAGCCAATCTACCCCCAGTCTCAGGACCCATACTCGCACGTCAACGACCCCTACTCCCTCAACTCCCTGCACGCTCAGCCGCAGCCACAACACCCTGGCTGGCCGGGCCAGAGGCAAAGTCAGGAGAGCAGTTTGCTGCACCAGCACCGTGGCTTGCCCCATCAGCTCTGTAGGGAGTACCGTAGAGAAGTGCTCCTGCCGTCGGGCCACGGAATCGATACCGGACTCTCAGATTCTATCCCAATCCATGGAATACCTCACTCTTTAGAAGATGTTCAG CATGTTGAGGATCAAGGAATTCACATCCCAGATCAGACTGTAATTAAAAAAG GTCCAGTTTCTTTATCCAAGAACAACAACGTCTCCGCCATTCCGATAAATAAGGATGGTCTTTTTGGCGGTGTGGTAAACCCCAACGAGGTGTTCTGCTCTGTTCCGGGTCGTCTGTCTCTGCTCAGCTCCACATCAAAATACAAGGTCACGGTGGCGGAAGTGCAGAGACGCCTTTCGCCGCCTGAGTGCCTCAACGCGTCACTGCTGGGCGGGGTGCTGAGAAG GGCCAAGTCTAAGAATGGCGGAAGGTCCCTCAGAGAGAAATTGGATAAAATCGGATTAAATCTACCTGCAGGTAGACGCAAAGCCGCAAACGTTACCCTGCTGACGTCACTAGTCGAAG GCGAAGCCGTGCATCTTGCCAGAGATTTTGGTTACGTATGCGAGACTGAGTTTCCAGCCAAGGCAGTAGCTGAATATACAAACCGTCAGCATTCCGACCCAAATGAACAAGTCCAGAGGAAAAACATGTTATTGGCAACGAA GCAAATCTGCAAAGAATTCACAGACCTGCTTTCCCAGGACCGTACGCCCTTGGGGAATTCTCGACCACAACCTATTCTTGAGCCAGGGATTCAGAGTTGCTTGACCCATTTCAGTCTCATTTCTCACGGATTCGGGACCCCAGCCATGTGCGCGGCCCTCACCGCTCTCCAGAACTATCTGACCGAGGCGATTAAAGCCATGGACAAAATGTACCTGAACAACAACAGTCACTCAGACAGCGGCACTAAAGGCGGAGACAAAGACGAGAAGCACAGAAAGTGA
- the tfap2a gene encoding transcription factor AP-2-alpha isoform X2, translating into MESEASETEVKNKGTWRADNRPLNSKNVPAEMPSAFAGFSHESEDRHDGTSNGTARLPQLGGVGQSPYSAPPLSHTPNSDFQPPYFPPPYQPIYPQSQDPYSHVNDPYSLNSLHAQPQPQHPGWPGQRQSQESSLLHQHRGLPHQLCREYRREVLLPSGHGIDTGLSDSIPIHGIPHSLEDVQHVEDQGIHIPDQTVIKKGPVSLSKNNNVSAIPINKDGLFGGVVNPNEVFCSVPGRLSLLSSTSKYKVTVAEVQRRLSPPECLNASLLGGVLRRAKSKNGGRSLREKLDKIGLNLPAGRRKAANVTLLTSLVEGEAVHLARDFGYVCETEFPAKAVAEYTNRQHSDPNEQVQRKNMLLATKQICKEFTDLLSQDRTPLGNSRPQPILEPGIQSCLTHFSLISHGFGTPAMCAALTALQNYLTEAIKAMDKMYLNNNSHSDSGTKGGDKDEKHRK; encoded by the exons ATGGAAAGCGAGGCGTCGGAAACTGAAGTGAAAAACAAAGGGACATGGCGAGCAGACAACCGCCCTCTGAACAGTAAAAATGTGCCAGCCGAGATGCCCTCAGCGTTTGCTGGATTTTCACACGAATCAGAG GATCGTCACGACGGTACCAGCAATGGGACAGCCAGGCTACCTCAGCTGGGAGGCGTGGGCCAGTCTCCATATAGCGCCCCTCCACTCTCCCATACCCCAAACTCCGACTTCCAGCCACCGTACTTTCCTCCGCCCTACCAGCCAATCTACCCCCAGTCTCAGGACCCATACTCGCACGTCAACGACCCCTACTCCCTCAACTCCCTGCACGCTCAGCCGCAGCCACAACACCCTGGCTGGCCGGGCCAGAGGCAAAGTCAGGAGAGCAGTTTGCTGCACCAGCACCGTGGCTTGCCCCATCAGCTCTGTAGGGAGTACCGTAGAGAAGTGCTCCTGCCGTCGGGCCACGGAATCGATACCGGACTCTCAGATTCTATCCCAATCCATGGAATACCTCACTCTTTAGAAGATGTTCAG CATGTTGAGGATCAAGGAATTCACATCCCAGATCAGACTGTAATTAAAAAAG GTCCAGTTTCTTTATCCAAGAACAACAACGTCTCCGCCATTCCGATAAATAAGGATGGTCTTTTTGGCGGTGTGGTAAACCCCAACGAGGTGTTCTGCTCTGTTCCGGGTCGTCTGTCTCTGCTCAGCTCCACATCAAAATACAAGGTCACGGTGGCGGAAGTGCAGAGACGCCTTTCGCCGCCTGAGTGCCTCAACGCGTCACTGCTGGGCGGGGTGCTGAGAAG GGCCAAGTCTAAGAATGGCGGAAGGTCCCTCAGAGAGAAATTGGATAAAATCGGATTAAATCTACCTGCAGGTAGACGCAAAGCCGCAAACGTTACCCTGCTGACGTCACTAGTCGAAG GCGAAGCCGTGCATCTTGCCAGAGATTTTGGTTACGTATGCGAGACTGAGTTTCCAGCCAAGGCAGTAGCTGAATATACAAACCGTCAGCATTCCGACCCAAATGAACAAGTCCAGAGGAAAAACATGTTATTGGCAACGAA GCAAATCTGCAAAGAATTCACAGACCTGCTTTCCCAGGACCGTACGCCCTTGGGGAATTCTCGACCACAACCTATTCTTGAGCCAGGGATTCAGAGTTGCTTGACCCATTTCAGTCTCATTTCTCACGGATTCGGGACCCCAGCCATGTGCGCGGCCCTCACCGCTCTCCAGAACTATCTGACCGAGGCGATTAAAGCCATGGACAAAATGTACCTGAACAACAACAGTCACTCAGACAGCGGCACTAAAGGCGGAGACAAAGACGAGAAGCACAGAAAGTGA
- the tfap2a gene encoding transcription factor AP-2-alpha isoform X1 gives MESEASETEVKNKGTWRADNRPLNSKNVPAEMPSAFAGFSHESEDRHDGTSNGTARLPQLGGVGQSPYSAPPLSHTPNSDFQPPYFPPPYQPIYPQSQDPYSHVNDPYSLNSLHAQPQPQHPGWPGQRQSQESSLLHQHRGLPHQLCREYRREVLLPSGHGIDTGLSDSIPIHGIPHSLEDVQVIQHYLHVEDQGIHIPDQTVIKKGPVSLSKNNNVSAIPINKDGLFGGVVNPNEVFCSVPGRLSLLSSTSKYKVTVAEVQRRLSPPECLNASLLGGVLRRAKSKNGGRSLREKLDKIGLNLPAGRRKAANVTLLTSLVEGEAVHLARDFGYVCETEFPAKAVAEYTNRQHSDPNEQVQRKNMLLATKQICKEFTDLLSQDRTPLGNSRPQPILEPGIQSCLTHFSLISHGFGTPAMCAALTALQNYLTEAIKAMDKMYLNNNSHSDSGTKGGDKDEKHRK, from the exons ATGGAAAGCGAGGCGTCGGAAACTGAAGTGAAAAACAAAGGGACATGGCGAGCAGACAACCGCCCTCTGAACAGTAAAAATGTGCCAGCCGAGATGCCCTCAGCGTTTGCTGGATTTTCACACGAATCAGAG GATCGTCACGACGGTACCAGCAATGGGACAGCCAGGCTACCTCAGCTGGGAGGCGTGGGCCAGTCTCCATATAGCGCCCCTCCACTCTCCCATACCCCAAACTCCGACTTCCAGCCACCGTACTTTCCTCCGCCCTACCAGCCAATCTACCCCCAGTCTCAGGACCCATACTCGCACGTCAACGACCCCTACTCCCTCAACTCCCTGCACGCTCAGCCGCAGCCACAACACCCTGGCTGGCCGGGCCAGAGGCAAAGTCAGGAGAGCAGTTTGCTGCACCAGCACCGTGGCTTGCCCCATCAGCTCTGTAGGGAGTACCGTAGAGAAGTGCTCCTGCCGTCGGGCCACGGAATCGATACCGGACTCTCAGATTCTATCCCAATCCATGGAATACCTCACTCTTTAGAAGATGTTCAGGTAATTCAGCATTATTTg CATGTTGAGGATCAAGGAATTCACATCCCAGATCAGACTGTAATTAAAAAAG GTCCAGTTTCTTTATCCAAGAACAACAACGTCTCCGCCATTCCGATAAATAAGGATGGTCTTTTTGGCGGTGTGGTAAACCCCAACGAGGTGTTCTGCTCTGTTCCGGGTCGTCTGTCTCTGCTCAGCTCCACATCAAAATACAAGGTCACGGTGGCGGAAGTGCAGAGACGCCTTTCGCCGCCTGAGTGCCTCAACGCGTCACTGCTGGGCGGGGTGCTGAGAAG GGCCAAGTCTAAGAATGGCGGAAGGTCCCTCAGAGAGAAATTGGATAAAATCGGATTAAATCTACCTGCAGGTAGACGCAAAGCCGCAAACGTTACCCTGCTGACGTCACTAGTCGAAG GCGAAGCCGTGCATCTTGCCAGAGATTTTGGTTACGTATGCGAGACTGAGTTTCCAGCCAAGGCAGTAGCTGAATATACAAACCGTCAGCATTCCGACCCAAATGAACAAGTCCAGAGGAAAAACATGTTATTGGCAACGAA GCAAATCTGCAAAGAATTCACAGACCTGCTTTCCCAGGACCGTACGCCCTTGGGGAATTCTCGACCACAACCTATTCTTGAGCCAGGGATTCAGAGTTGCTTGACCCATTTCAGTCTCATTTCTCACGGATTCGGGACCCCAGCCATGTGCGCGGCCCTCACCGCTCTCCAGAACTATCTGACCGAGGCGATTAAAGCCATGGACAAAATGTACCTGAACAACAACAGTCACTCAGACAGCGGCACTAAAGGCGGAGACAAAGACGAGAAGCACAGAAAGTGA
- the tfap2a gene encoding transcription factor AP-2-alpha isoform X8 yields MLVHSFSAMDRHDGTSNGTARLPQLGGVGQSPYSAPPLSHTPNSDFQPPYFPPPYQPIYPQSQDPYSHVNDPYSLNSLHAQPQPQHPGWPGQRQSQESSLLHQHRGLPHQLCREYRREVLLPSGHGIDTGLSDSIPIHGIPHSLEDVQHVEDQGIHIPDQTVIKKGPVSLSKNNNVSAIPINKDGLFGGVVNPNEVFCSVPGRLSLLSSTSKYKVTVAEVQRRLSPPECLNASLLGGVLRRAKSKNGGRSLREKLDKIGLNLPAGRRKAANVTLLTSLVEGEAVHLARDFGYVCETEFPAKAVAEYTNRQHSDPNEQVQRKNMLLATKQICKEFTDLLSQDRTPLGNSRPQPILEPGIQSCLTHFSLISHGFGTPAMCAALTALQNYLTEAIKAMDKMYLNNNSHSDSGTKGGDKDEKHRK; encoded by the exons ATGTTAGTGCACAGCTTTTCCGCGATG GATCGTCACGACGGTACCAGCAATGGGACAGCCAGGCTACCTCAGCTGGGAGGCGTGGGCCAGTCTCCATATAGCGCCCCTCCACTCTCCCATACCCCAAACTCCGACTTCCAGCCACCGTACTTTCCTCCGCCCTACCAGCCAATCTACCCCCAGTCTCAGGACCCATACTCGCACGTCAACGACCCCTACTCCCTCAACTCCCTGCACGCTCAGCCGCAGCCACAACACCCTGGCTGGCCGGGCCAGAGGCAAAGTCAGGAGAGCAGTTTGCTGCACCAGCACCGTGGCTTGCCCCATCAGCTCTGTAGGGAGTACCGTAGAGAAGTGCTCCTGCCGTCGGGCCACGGAATCGATACCGGACTCTCAGATTCTATCCCAATCCATGGAATACCTCACTCTTTAGAAGATGTTCAG CATGTTGAGGATCAAGGAATTCACATCCCAGATCAGACTGTAATTAAAAAAG GTCCAGTTTCTTTATCCAAGAACAACAACGTCTCCGCCATTCCGATAAATAAGGATGGTCTTTTTGGCGGTGTGGTAAACCCCAACGAGGTGTTCTGCTCTGTTCCGGGTCGTCTGTCTCTGCTCAGCTCCACATCAAAATACAAGGTCACGGTGGCGGAAGTGCAGAGACGCCTTTCGCCGCCTGAGTGCCTCAACGCGTCACTGCTGGGCGGGGTGCTGAGAAG GGCCAAGTCTAAGAATGGCGGAAGGTCCCTCAGAGAGAAATTGGATAAAATCGGATTAAATCTACCTGCAGGTAGACGCAAAGCCGCAAACGTTACCCTGCTGACGTCACTAGTCGAAG GCGAAGCCGTGCATCTTGCCAGAGATTTTGGTTACGTATGCGAGACTGAGTTTCCAGCCAAGGCAGTAGCTGAATATACAAACCGTCAGCATTCCGACCCAAATGAACAAGTCCAGAGGAAAAACATGTTATTGGCAACGAA GCAAATCTGCAAAGAATTCACAGACCTGCTTTCCCAGGACCGTACGCCCTTGGGGAATTCTCGACCACAACCTATTCTTGAGCCAGGGATTCAGAGTTGCTTGACCCATTTCAGTCTCATTTCTCACGGATTCGGGACCCCAGCCATGTGCGCGGCCCTCACCGCTCTCCAGAACTATCTGACCGAGGCGATTAAAGCCATGGACAAAATGTACCTGAACAACAACAGTCACTCAGACAGCGGCACTAAAGGCGGAGACAAAGACGAGAAGCACAGAAAGTGA
- the tfap2a gene encoding transcription factor AP-2-alpha isoform X6, translating into MLVHSFSAMDRHDGTSNGTARLPQLGGVGQSPYSAPPLSHTPNSDFQPPYFPPPYQPIYPQSQDPYSHVNDPYSLNSLHAQPQPQHPGWPGQRQSQESSLLHQHRGLPHQLCREYRREVLLPSGHGIDTGLSDSIPIHGIPHSLEDVQVIQHYLHVEDQGIHIPDQTVIKKGPVSLSKNNNVSAIPINKDGLFGGVVNPNEVFCSVPGRLSLLSSTSKYKVTVAEVQRRLSPPECLNASLLGGVLRRAKSKNGGRSLREKLDKIGLNLPAGRRKAANVTLLTSLVEGEAVHLARDFGYVCETEFPAKAVAEYTNRQHSDPNEQVQRKNMLLATKQICKEFTDLLSQDRTPLGNSRPQPILEPGIQSCLTHFSLISHGFGTPAMCAALTALQNYLTEAIKAMDKMYLNNNSHSDSGTKGGDKDEKHRK; encoded by the exons ATGTTAGTGCACAGCTTTTCCGCGATG GATCGTCACGACGGTACCAGCAATGGGACAGCCAGGCTACCTCAGCTGGGAGGCGTGGGCCAGTCTCCATATAGCGCCCCTCCACTCTCCCATACCCCAAACTCCGACTTCCAGCCACCGTACTTTCCTCCGCCCTACCAGCCAATCTACCCCCAGTCTCAGGACCCATACTCGCACGTCAACGACCCCTACTCCCTCAACTCCCTGCACGCTCAGCCGCAGCCACAACACCCTGGCTGGCCGGGCCAGAGGCAAAGTCAGGAGAGCAGTTTGCTGCACCAGCACCGTGGCTTGCCCCATCAGCTCTGTAGGGAGTACCGTAGAGAAGTGCTCCTGCCGTCGGGCCACGGAATCGATACCGGACTCTCAGATTCTATCCCAATCCATGGAATACCTCACTCTTTAGAAGATGTTCAGGTAATTCAGCATTATTTg CATGTTGAGGATCAAGGAATTCACATCCCAGATCAGACTGTAATTAAAAAAG GTCCAGTTTCTTTATCCAAGAACAACAACGTCTCCGCCATTCCGATAAATAAGGATGGTCTTTTTGGCGGTGTGGTAAACCCCAACGAGGTGTTCTGCTCTGTTCCGGGTCGTCTGTCTCTGCTCAGCTCCACATCAAAATACAAGGTCACGGTGGCGGAAGTGCAGAGACGCCTTTCGCCGCCTGAGTGCCTCAACGCGTCACTGCTGGGCGGGGTGCTGAGAAG GGCCAAGTCTAAGAATGGCGGAAGGTCCCTCAGAGAGAAATTGGATAAAATCGGATTAAATCTACCTGCAGGTAGACGCAAAGCCGCAAACGTTACCCTGCTGACGTCACTAGTCGAAG GCGAAGCCGTGCATCTTGCCAGAGATTTTGGTTACGTATGCGAGACTGAGTTTCCAGCCAAGGCAGTAGCTGAATATACAAACCGTCAGCATTCCGACCCAAATGAACAAGTCCAGAGGAAAAACATGTTATTGGCAACGAA GCAAATCTGCAAAGAATTCACAGACCTGCTTTCCCAGGACCGTACGCCCTTGGGGAATTCTCGACCACAACCTATTCTTGAGCCAGGGATTCAGAGTTGCTTGACCCATTTCAGTCTCATTTCTCACGGATTCGGGACCCCAGCCATGTGCGCGGCCCTCACCGCTCTCCAGAACTATCTGACCGAGGCGATTAAAGCCATGGACAAAATGTACCTGAACAACAACAGTCACTCAGACAGCGGCACTAAAGGCGGAGACAAAGACGAGAAGCACAGAAAGTGA